From Sardina pilchardus chromosome 9, fSarPil1.1, whole genome shotgun sequence, a single genomic window includes:
- the fam83d gene encoding protein FAM83D, with protein sequence MALSQCLEDSPGWRLLPKGERDVNVEELYNERHRLALEELLSGGVNSYLGFLKKEKIPNFLSDEEIRRISRSTVVPKAFSLAGDDAPFEQSVSTSMDCSSVTYFPDVSDVEPPVLELGWPAFTTGSFRGVTRAVAHFQPSYGECIYSCKEAARKMIKGAKELIAIVTDSLTDLDIFRDLQEACTRRRVPVYILLDQVSVPSFLQMCSNLNVRLEELKLMRIRTITGCTYYMRSGARITGKVHERFMLIDGHKVATGSYRFNWTDGKLNSSNLIELTGQITEKFDEEFRILYAQSLPLNGRECPPSARGSGIYDHLLFKLPSTPPSQVPKPVTADQVCMTSTPNRAQMMEALQSGPKAGGKSRRSSHTSNASTLGGDWMEQDLLQDEPLFGGPALAPAPAPAPAPAPAPAPVSPAPARPLPGAVGCPALAFVAAPTSACHTSTQTGSQNVDKGVQTDQGTKRPLPGFPLQASTSSTLTNYETSSSTSSDSGSAQPGVKLGLRPPIRRGPAPQHCSLKESFWKLSKERQGHYASIRSKLDNMVSMLSHRRELVDLTNLALSPALRRRNAHQQSRRASGVMMETTFMGTWPRSRGLQ encoded by the exons ATGGCGTTATCGCAGTGCTTAGAGGATTCCCCTGGCTGGAGACTGCTTCCAAAAGGAGAACGAGATGTAAATGTAGAAGAACTTTATAATGAGAGGCATCGACTTGCTTTAGAGGAACTGCTATCGGGTGGAGTTAACTCTTACTTGGGATTtctaaagaaagagaaaatacccAACTTTCTGTCCGATGAAGAAATCAGACGTATATCACGTTCAACTGTAGTTCCCAAAGCCTTTTCGCTTGCTGGAGACGATGCACCTTTTGAACAGTCCGTCAGCACTTCAATGGACTGTTCATCTGTCACATATTTCCCAGATGTGTCTGACGTGGAGCCCCCTGTTCTGGAGCTTGGTTGGCCTGCTTTCACGACAGGGTCATTTCGTGGAGTAACCCGGGCAGTGGCCCACTTTCAGCCGAGCTATGGGGAGTGTATCTACAGCTGCAAGGAAGCAGCGAGAAAAATGATAAAGGGAGCTAAGGAG TTGATCGCAATAGTGACAGACTCCTTGACAGACCTGGACATCTTCCGGGATCTACAGGAGGCCTGTACCCGACGCAGGGTTCCTGTGTACATCTTGCTGGACCAAGTGTCTGTTCCCTCCTTCTTGCAGATGTGCAGCAACCTGAATGTGCGCCTTGAGGAGCTAAAG CTGATGCGTATTCGGACCATTACCGGATGTACATATTACATGAGGTCGGGAGCAAGGATCACAGGGAAGGTTCATGAGCGATTCATGCTAATCGATGGGCACAAAGTAGCTACTGGCTCTTATCG GTTCAACTGGACAGATGGGAAGTTGAACAGCAGCAATCTGATCGAACTGACCGGACAAATAACAGAGAAATTTGATGAGGAGTTTCGCATACTGTATGCCCAGTCTCTGCCCCTAAATGGCAGGGAGTGTCCTCCGAGTGCCCGTGGCAGCGGTATATACGACCACCTGCTCTTCAAGCTGCCCTCCACCCCACCGTCCCAGGTCCCCAAGCCGGTTACGGCCGACCAGGTATGCATGACCAGCACGCCCAACCGGGCCCAGATGATGGAGGCCCTCCAGTCAGGCCCAAAGGCCGGAGGGAAGAGCCGCAGGAGCAGCCACACCTCCAACGCCTCCACCCTCGGGGGGGACTGGATGGAGCAGGACCTGTTGCAGGATGAACCTCTGTTTGGGGGTCCTGCccttgcccctgcccctgcccctgcccctgcccctgcccctgcccctgctcctgtgTCTCCTGCACCTGCTCGACCTCTGCCTGGGGCGGTTGGCTGCCCGGCTCTAGCATTTGTAGCTGCCCCCACCTCCGCCTGCCACACTTCCACACAGACGGGCAGCCAGAATGTAGACAAGGGCGTGCAGACTGACCAAGGCACCAAGCGTCCATTGCCTGGCTTCCCCCTGCAGgcctccacctcctctaccCTGACCAACTATGAGACCTCTTCCTCCACGTCCTCCGATTCTGGCTCCGCCCAGCCGGGCGTCAAATTGGGTCTTCGTCCTCCAATCAGACGTGGCCCTGCCCCTCAGCATTGCAGCCTGAAGGAGAGCTTTTGGAAGCTGTCCAAAGAGCGACAGGGCCACTACGCATCCATTCGGTCCAAGCTGGACAACATGGTGTCCATGCTGTCCCATCGGCGGGAGCTGGTGGACCTCACCAACCTGGCCCTGAGTCCGGCCCTGCGGAGACGAAACGCCCACCAGCAGTCCAGACGGGCATCTGGAGTCATGATGGAGACCACCTTCATGGGGACCTGGCCTCGGTCAAGGGGTTTGCAGTGA
- the LOC134092890 gene encoding protein FAM83D-like — MPSINLSIDEPLTWWSSSSRVGRHRDMNVEEVYRESHRLAVEHLVAGGVDAYMGFLKTERVPNFLSDDEIKFILESAVNPESTPQQPGDARSYVVPDATSLVYFPDVSDVVAPSLDIGWSSVSPGSSRGVTTATAHFQPNYIPHIPVECIYSCKDAARKMIKGAKEVIAIVTDTLTDVDIFRDLQEACTRRRVPVYILLDLEAVPSFLQMCSNLKVRLSELQKMRVRAVGGFRYFTRTGARITGRIHEQFMLIDGTKAAMGTYRFRWTDGRINTCNMIELTGDVIEQYEVEFHRLYKKSLAVNPKAVLSPPALQASTPSRACVKVAPSRAQALGVILNSLTPVASVTSPHANPPGSRPTSYSSSTQTLSQSVTRGTQTDQGSSHRPRVLLSSSSMETDSSGSESACSTPTEVSPGLLTKASLVVNPRPTPTPSILKLSCHGLSTDQLPRQQNAYPPSLISNISQMSQYTRTNHFDRSVPSLRPGMDRGCKIQQNMRPGPGLTMGSLHMAMSVRSRFLQ; from the exons ATGCCGTCGATAAACTTGAGCATAGACGAGCCGTTGACATGGTGGTCTTCGTCTTCCAGGGTGGGACGCCACCGTGATATGAACGTTGAAGAGGTGTACCGTGAAAGTCACCGACTTGCTGTAGAGCACTTGGTAGCAGGTGGAGTTGACGCGTACATGGGATTCTTGAAGACAGAGCGAGTTCCAAACTTTCTTTCGGATGACGAGATCAAATTTATCTTGGAGTCCGCCGTGAATCCCGAAAGTACACCACAGCAGCCGGGAGATGCCAGAAGTTATGTGGTGCCCGACGCCACATCTCTTGTCTATTTCCCTGACGTGTCGGACGTTGTTGCCCCGTCTCTAGATATCGGATGGTCCTCTGTCTCACCTGGCTCATCCCGAGGTGTTACCACAGCCACTGCACACTTTCAACCGAACTATATACCCCATATACCTGTTGAGTGCATTTACAGCTGCAAAGATGCGGCCAGAAAGATGATAAAAGGCGCAAAAGAG GTAATCGCCATAGTGACAGACACCTTGACAGATGTGGACATCTTCCGGGACTTGCAGGAGGCCTGTACACGACGCAGAGTTCCTGTGTACATCCTGTTGGACCTTGAGGCTGTGCCCTCCTTCCTGCAGATGTGTAGCAATCTCAAAGTGCGCTTGTCAGAACTCcag AAAATGCGTGTGCGGGCTGTCGGAGGCTTCAGGTATTTCACGCGCACTGGAGCACGTATCACTGGAAGGATTCATGAGCAGTTCATGTTGATAGATGGGACCAAGGCTGCCATGGGGACCTATAG GTTTAGATGGACAGATGGCAGAATCAACACTTGCAACATGATTGAGCTCACAGGTGACGTGATTGAGCAATATGAAGTGGAGTTCCATCGTCTCTACAAGAAATCCCTCGCCGTGAACCCCAAGGCAGTACTCTCTCCCCCAGCACTCCAAGCATCCACTCCCAGCCGGGCCTGTGTAAAGGTCGCACCGAGCCGTGCTCAGGCCCTGGGGGTCATCCTGAACTCGCTCACCCCAGTGGCCAGTGTTACATCACCGCACGCTAATCCTCCAGGGTCTCGGCCTACCTCCTACAGCTCTTCCACCCAGACCTTAAGCCAGAGTGTGACCCGAGGCACGCAGACCGACCAGGGCTCGTCCCATCGGCCacgtgtcctcctctcctcctcctcgatgGAGACCGACTCGTCTGGCTCCGAGTCTGCGTGCTCCACACCCACAGAAGTCAGCCCAGGGCTGCTAACGAAGGCCTCGCTGGTAGTTAATCCGCGCCCCACCCCGACACCTTCCATCCTCAAGTTGTCCTGTCATGGCCTGTCAACGGATCAACTGCCCCGTCAGCAGAATGCTTACCCCCCTTCCTTAATTTCAAATATCAGCCAGATGAGCCAGTATACCAGGACGAACCACTTTGACCGGTCTGTTCCTTCCCTAAGGCCTGGGATGGACAGGGGCTGTAAAATTCAGCAAAATATGAGGCCTGGTCCTGGGTTGACAATGGGGAGCCTACACATGGCTATGTCAGTGAGGTCTAGGTTTCTGCAGTAA